The DNA window TTTGAGTAAGAGCTTGTTCAAATAAATATTCATGGAAAAAGCCTTCTAAACACAATGAACTTGTGTTTAGAGGGCTTTTTTTATGTTAGTCTGCCACCAGCACCTAAAACAGTTGATACTTTACCCCCAGCATTATTCCAGTAGTTTTGAGGCTTACTTTACCTGCTCCTACTTTACCTAAAGGTACTTTTAAGAACGGTTCTGCCTGAATGCTCCATTTTTTGCTCAGGTTTTTTTGCCAACCTACCGATAAGTTCAAAATGCTTAGCATGTGCTTATTTTCATTATTCGTCTTCCAACCATAGTTATACGTTTTATCTTCATAGCTAAAATCATAGCGCTCACTAAGCATCCAGTACGATGATAGTCCACTACTGATAAATAAGCGGTGTTTGGGTTGGTTATGAAAATAGTAACGCAAATTGACGGGGATTTCCAGTACTCTACAGGTTGCCTCAATGTTTTCTGGTATTTTGCCCCATTTCCATTGCCCATCTTTAGGCGTGTAAGCCTGAGCGCTTGCCTGGTAAGCCTTTGCTGAGTAATTTACCCCAGTATTTAGGCTTAGGTTTTTGAGCAGTTCATATTCTACCAATACCCCAGCGTTCCAACGGGTATCAGTCATGGCCATTTTATCTACTATGCTCAAGTCAGGTGCTATTTGCGCAATGAGACTAAGCCTCGACTTAAACCTTTTTTTTGTGATTTTTTTAGCTTCCACTCTGGTTTTTTCTGTTGACATAGAAACAGGTAAAACAGCTGTAAGTGGCAGCGTTGATTTATGCGCCATCAATTGGACTTTGTGAGGTTTACGGTGGTTCTTTTGCTCGTTACTAAGGCTTATCAAGTGATTACTTTGTTTAGGAGCAGGTGTATTGATGGTAGTTTTTGTAGTGGTTGGTTTTTTGGGTGGATGGTTTTTACCCAAAGGGGTAAATACTTTGCCATAAGTATACCCTTGTTGGGGTAAGTTAGACGTGGTATTAGATGACACTTTGGGTGACTTCTTGTGCGAGTGTATAGGCTTAGTCTGGCTTGTTGCACCAGTTTTTACCTCATCACTTTGTTTAGAGGTAGGTTTTGTGTTTTTTTTAGGCAGTTTTTGAGTGTCGTCTGTTTCCAATTGTTGAGGAGTAATGATAGCCCCTTGGTTTACGCCATTTCTTTGAGCAATGTTATGGTCTGTTTTGGCAGGAGCAACTGCCTCTTGTTTGACAGGCTGCAATACATAATAGTTTACAAAAATAATTGCCAATAACACCAACAACAATCCACCAAGCCAATACATACCCCTACGCTTGGCATTGCTTCGCTTCATTTGCTTACGCATGCTTTGCCAGGCTTCTTGCTTAAATTCATACTGTACATTATCGACAGCCGTTTTAAACAATTCGTCCAAATCATTATCGGGCATATCTTGTATATTCATCCTTGTAATTTTCTCTGAGCAACTTTCTTAAGTTGGCTCTGGCTTTTGATAAATTTGACTTGGACGTACCCACCGAAATTTTGAGCATTTCAGCTATTTCTTCATGAGTATATCCATCAATTACATATAAGTTAAACACTGCGCGGTAACCAGGTGAAAGGAGTTGAATCAATGCAACCAGCTCTTTGTATTGCAATTGACTATAAGTATCGTCTACTGCATGTTTGTCTGATGCTTGTTCTATCTCCTGACCTTGTTTATGTTTCAGGTATTTCTTCTGGTTGTTGAGCGCAATATTGATCATAATGCGACGTAGCCACGATTTGAATGGATAAGCAGAATTGTATAGTTTTATTTTTTTAAAAATTCTCATAAAACCATCATTCAGCACCTCCATGGCTTCGTCATAGTTGGCAGTATAGCGCATACAAACGCTTAAGGCATAGGCATAAAAGTGCTTGTACAGTTGTTCCTGTGATTGCACATTTTTTTTCCTACACCCATCGACCAATTCCTGAATATGTTTTTCTGGTGGGTTCAAATTTTCTCAAGTTTCAAAACCAATACACTAAAGGAGGTTAAAATGGTTGGCTGAGGGGTAAAATTTTTTTAAAAAAAAGACTGAGTTGCATAACACCAACCTCAATCACAAGCAAAAATCGTGATAGTTTTGGGTTTGGGACTAAAAAAACACTTCACAACCAGGCAATGCTTTACGCAATTGTTCAATTGTATCTAAGGGCAGGGGGTTACGACTGAGGTAAAGCTGGTGGAGGTGTGGAAGATGACCAATAGACGAAGGGAGGCGAGTAAGTTGGTTTCCTTCCAAACTTAGTTCTTTGAGTTGGTGCAGTTGTCCTACTTCTTCGGGCAGGGTCTGAAGTTGATTGGCACTTAAGTCTAACTCTTGTAATGCCTGGAGTTTACCAATGCTTTTAGGAAGTTGAACAAGCTGGTTATGATGCAACCAAAGTATTTGTAGTTGGGCTAAGTCACTAATTTCGGAGGGTATTTGTTGCAAAGCATTAAAGTTTAACTTCAACTCATTCAATTGTGTCAGTTGCCCAATTTCGGATGGTAATGCCTGTATATCAGTATTATACAAAGTAAGTGATTGTAATTTTTGCAAGCGTACGATCTCGGGTGGCAACACCACTTGATGCCCAAACCTACGCAATGCTGGTTGATTAAAAATTACCAAATGGGCGGCTGTAAGTGGAACAGGCCTAACACCTAAGAAACACTCATATAAAGTAGCATAATCTGCCAGGTATTGATCAAAGCCTGAACGCCCTTTTAATATTTCCAGCCCCACTGCCACCGACTTTTCGTCTGTTGAGTTGAGCAATTGTAAAAGTTTGTCAGTGTGCTCCATAATTGGCAATATAAGCAAAAAAACGACCCATAAAATGAGCCGTTTTTTACAAAATTTACAATTTATACACAAAATGAGGCCGTTTAACCAACCTCAAAACCTTAAACCCACCCTTCCAAAAACTGAAGATCAAACTTAAAAGGTTTGGTTGTTTCATCTACTATTTTGAATAAATGCGGGTAATACTTTCTCAACTCACTAATGTACAAGTCATAAGGCAAGTCAGCGAAATCGCCATAATCGTGTACATATTTCAAATACTTGTGCTTGCGTCGATGATGTTTTTTAAACAGCTTCTCTTCTGCAATACCAAAGTCCAGCGGAGGCAAATCCAGGTAGTCGCAAGCCTCCCGGTTAAAAGCAGGAGAGAGTTTTACCCAATGATTGCCCATCCATAGCTCTACATAACTATGAAAAACCAGCATGTCAGACTGTAATACATTTCCAAGCTGTTCGGCGGTAAGGTTACTACGCAAATTGGCAAAGCTTACCCGACTTGGTATGCCTACTGCCCTTGCTGCTGCCGCCAACAAAGTACTTTTTTCTATGTCGGTGCCTACCCCACGTTTTACCAAAGCACTGGCTTTGAGTTTACTTGGGTGCAGGTCTATATGTCCTAAATCAAATTTAAAATCGTCGCGCACCGCATAAAAAAGCTCTACAGCTTTTTCGGTGTCATATTTCAACCCATTGGTTACCTGATGTGCATAATCAATCACTGCCGGGTTATTGCTATCAATAAACTCCGCAGGTGTTAAGTATGCCTCTAATGCATGATCTGTTCTCATTCTCTTAAATTTATATATGCCTTACTTTCCGAGGCTTAAAATTAACCTCACTGGTTGAAGAGAATCCTTTATTTATGATTTTCCCATCAAATGATGGATGTATTATGCCTGAATTACTACCTGAGCATTGAGCCATTCTACACTGTCAGCCCAAAGCGAATCCTTAAATTTTTCTCTGAAAAAGCCAAAATGATCAATTCGATTGACACCTAAATCCTGAGGAGCCAGGTGACGATGCGTAATATCCGCTTTGTTGTAGCGGTTGAGCAATGCTTTTACTGCCCTGATTGGGGCATATCCATCATCGGTAAAACTCCACGAAAGCAAGGGTACTTCCAGTTCGCTGTGTTGCTTGGGTACTTCAAAATCATACGCAAACAAGTAATCGGGATGGCTTCCCCATTGGCTCCACTCTATTGCCACTCCTTTGGGCAGGTTTTCAAACATCCCCAGTTTTTTTGCCGGAAAATAACCAAACAACTTAGCCAGGTAGGGAAGCATATACTTCCAGAAAAACTTAAGTTTAGTCCTGCCTTTATCCCAGTAAGCCCAGTTGCCCACTTGCGAAGCTACCAGCATAATTGCCTGTACCTTTTGGCAAGAAGGAGCCAACCCTAATGCTTGCCCACCTACACTGTGTCCTATAGCAGTGAGCGGCAAATTGGGGTGTTGTACAGTGGCGTATTCGATCATTGTATTGACATCTACAATGCCCCACTGGTGAATACTTGCCTCAAAACCTCGCAACGATTTTGGGCTTGACCCACCAATGCCACGATAGTCGTAACTGTATACTTGAAACCCTTCATTTGCCAAAAATGCAGCAAACTTATTATAGTACTGTCTGAGTACTCCCATTGCGGAGTTAATCATTACCACCGCTTTAGGAGCGCCTGCCGGGTTAAACGATGTAACCGCAAGCGGGTGGCCATCAGGGGTTGTTATTTTTAATTCTTGCATCAGTGTTGTGTGTGAATGAATATTGTTGGTTTTATTTTACATCAAGTCAAATTGCTTCAAATGATGACGGTAGTGTTTGTTGTGCAATCGTTGTAATTCGTCAAAAGACAATGCCCCCATAGTTGGATTATAAGGTTGTAAGTCAGGGTTTTGTGCAAAAGCCTGATAGAACCATTCTATAGCCTCAATCGCTGCTTCACGGGCTTCGTCAAAAGTAGCATAGTGCAGACCTTCCAGTTTACCTGTCTTTGTATCATTCTTTTTAAACTCCCCTTCATTGACAAAAGCCTTAAACTTGAGTTGTCCTTCGGTAGGTTCAGCAGGTGGAGCGCCGTATTGTTTGACACTTGCTTTAGTGATTTTAGCCAAGTGTTCGAGCATGTGTTGGGCAGTCATCATACCCCACTGAGGGGTTGCATCTACTTGAAGGTTTTGGAGTATGTTGGGTACTTGAGTAGTCAAAAACTCCCGATGACTGACAGTTGTGTTCATCATAGTATATTGTGTTTTGTTGATTGGTTATTCATTCTTATGAGCTTAAGCCAATAGCCGTTTTTGACTTTTAATTACTTGTTGCTATTTACTTAGCTGTTTCCATCGCAGGTTTTTTCTTATTTTTAGGAATCCATGCCCACAACATCTCACATTCTACAGGTACCACCCCTGCCTCATCAGTTACCACCACTTTTACCAATACCTCCCCTTTGTCTTCGCTGTGTAGCAATTGTCTTTGTTCGGGGGTAAGTGTCGCAATTGCTTTCATTGCGCCTTGCGATCGTTTTACATAATTTACCTTCATTGTTTTCATCAAAGGCAGTTTGTCATCCGGCAGGTTCATGCCTACCATCATTCCTGTAGCAGTTTCGGCAAGTAGTGCAGTAGCTGCGGCATGTATTTGTTTGATATGATTGCGAACTTTCTTGCGGTTCTTGAGCGTAATTATTACCTCTTCAGTGGTCATTTTTTCAAACCTGATTCCAGCCGTTCCTACAAATGGCACAGTGCGCCCTATAGTCCAGGAAAGCAAAGGTTTGTACCAGGATTTAGGGTAGCTTTCCAGCTTTTTTACCGCGCGTTGTAATCTATTAGGCTTTGTCATATTAATTTATTGAATAGTCATTAAAAAATATATAAGCTTTATTGTTCTTACTCTGTGCTTTCTTTCAGGTTTTTCAACAATTTTACACTTATGGGTATATTTTGTAAATAAATTTATTGAACAGTCATTCAATTTTTAATGCAAAAAATAATTGTCAAACTGCTATTTGTCTCCAAGTTCTAAAAAACAATTTAACAATCATGGCTTACTTATGGGCTAATCGAGTAACCTCGCTCCCCTGTCAAGGGCTTTAAAAAAATACTTGGGATCGTTATAGAGCCTCATCAACATAATGCCACCCTCTACATCCTGCACTGCTTGTTCAGCTTTTTCTATGGCAATGGCTTCTACATATTTTTCTTTGAGCAAATGGGCATTGGCGGCAATCCAATCATCAAAAAAGGCACGTATAACCGGGATAAACTGTGGTTGATCTTGTACCATCTCTAATACCGTGTTTGCCATAATACAGCCACCTTCGGCTCTTAAGAAGACATCTCTGGTGATCTCTACCATTTCGTTGAGTCGTTCACGTACTGGTTTATCTTCTTGATAAGCAATACAAAACACCTTACGGTTAAAATACCCATGTACTGCTTTTAGTATTTCTTCCAGCAAGTGTTCTTTACTTTTAAAGTAATAGTAAAACAACGATTGTTTAATGCCGCAAGCTTCTGCCAGCTTTTTAATACCTGTATTGTAATAACCGTCTTTTCGAAATACTTCCAGACAGGTAGATATCATCTCCTTCTTTACGTCAGTATTCTTAGACATAACATTTAATATAAAGTGATTTTTCTGATAGTCGCACAATTATTTATTGAACGATCATTCAAATTTATAAAAACTTCTCTGAAACTCAAAAAATATCTTTTGGAAGTAGTGTAAGGTTGAGGCTTATTTGATTTTTTTTGATGAAACTGTAATAATAATTAACCAAGTGTGACTAATCTTTCAGATATTTAACACCAATCAAACCCATTTTATAAAACTTAAATTACTCTAATGAAAAAATATTTTTCTTTATTAATAGCCTTGTTGCTGATAAATGCCGGAGTTTGTGTGCAAGCCCAAACAGTAGACAAAATATTGAATAGTTATTTTGAAAATACTGGAGGAAAAGCCAAATGGAATAAACTGAACTCGATGATTATGGAGGGAAAAGTAGAGGCGCAAGGGCAGCAATTTCCGGTAAAAATGTATAACCAACGTCCTAATTTTCAGCGTATGGAAATGGTGTTTCAGGGCAAAACTATAGTACAACGTGCTTATGACGGCAAAGATGCCTGGGCGTCTAACCCTATTGCTGGCAAAACGGTAAAATTGCCCGAAGAACAAGCCAAAGAGTTAGCCGAAGATATGTTCGAGCCTGCTTACCTTAATTATAAGACCAAAGGGCATAAGATAGTGCTTGATGGTAAAGAAGAGATAGAAGGTACTGAGTGTAACAAGCTAAAGTTAACCAAAAAGAATGGCGACGTAGAGTACTTGTTTTTTGACACCGAAAGCAATGTATTATTAATGCAACGAACTACCGTAAAACAAGGGCCTTCTAAAGGTACCCAAATAGACTCTTTTATGAGTGACTACAAAGAAGTAGGTGGTTTGATGATACCTCATGCTTTGACTCAAAAGATGGGTACCAACACGTTTACAGTTACTATGGATAAGATTACGTTGAATTCTAAGATTGATAAGAGCTTGTTTTCTTTCCCCAAAAAGAAATAAAATAAACACTCAATAAACATTTGACTCCCTTTAATCAGCTACTTGCTCCTTTTATTGGCAGGTTTACCCACTTACAATGGCGGGGAAGTGTTTTCATTGGTAGTTTTAGTGATAGATTAAATCATTAGATACACACTACAATAATGAAAAAACATACCTGGGTTATTCGTGGAATTTTATTGGGAGTTTATTGCCTGGTGGCACAATTGACTTATGCCCAAACACTCAAAGAGGTCATTGCATTGCACCAAAAGAGTGTGCAAACTACTTCGAAGTCAAAGCTTACCTCTATGGTACTCAAAGGTACAACTACCATGGGAGGGATGGAGTTTGCGACTCAAGTATATCGAAAAGCACCTCATTTTTTTAAGGTGGAGGTGACTATACAGGGCAAAACTCTGGTCAATGCGTATGATGGGGTCAATGCCTGGAAAATTTACCCTTTTCCAGGAGGCAGTGATAAACCTCAGTATATGGCAGGCGCCGCAAAAACAAGTACAATCATAGATGCTGACTTTGACTATGAGTTTATCAATGCCGCTAAAAAAGGACACAAGGCAACCTTGGAAGGTACCGAAGAGGTAGAAGGCACTACTTGTTATAAAATAAAAGTGGTGAGAAAAGACCAACAGGTAAAGGCTTTCTTTTTGGATACAGATTCAGGGGTTTTGATTATGGTAAGAGGCAAGTCGGTACACCCAATGAAGCCTGATGTATTGGTAGAAAAAGAAACTTACCAAAGCGATTTCAAAGAAGTGGAGGGTTATATGATTGCCCACTATATGGAAGAGCGTATCGATGGAAAAGTAATTGCCAAAATGCAGTTTGACAGCGTTCAGGTAAATGAAAAAATCTCTAATAAAATATTTACATTTTCTGAAAAGCAATGAGGTATTTGATGTTGTCAAACGGAGCAGTAGATATAATATAAATAACAATTGTCAGGCAATGAAGTAGCGAAGGCATACTTGGTTGCCTGACATTTTTTTTGAAAAAAGAAACTTAAACTTCTCTGAAATGAATATCATACAAAAAACCAAGTGGGCAATGCTTGTTTGGTGTGGAGTGCTATGGGCTGGAATGATTACTACCTACGCCCAAACCAAAAAGCCGCTTAAAGGAGGTAAAATATTTGGAACGATGCAAGCGCGTCATATCGGACCAGCAGTAATGAGTGGGCGGGTAAGTGATATTGATGGGGTAAACAGTGACCCTAAAACTTTTTATGTAGGTACGGCGGGCGGCGGAGTATGGAAAACCACCAGTGGAGGTGTTAACTTTCGTCCTGTTTTCGACAAGCACTCACAATCTATAGGTAAGGTAACTGTTGACCAGCAAAACCCTAAAACTATTTGGGTAGGTACTGGCGAGCCTTGGGTACGCAATAGTGTATCGGTGGGTACAGGTTTGTATAAGACTAACGATGGAGGTAAAAACTGGAAGTTGATGGGGTTTAAAGACTCAGAACGTATCAGCGAGATTATTGTACACCCCAAAAACTCTGATATTGTGTATGTGGGAGTATTGGGGCATTTGTGGGATGCACACAAAACCCGTGGAGTGTATAAAACCGAAGATGGAGGCAAAACTTGGAAACAGTTGTTATATGTAGACGAAAATACTGGATTGGCTGATATGGCAATGGACGCCAAAAACCCAGAGGTAATTTATGCTTCTATGTGGCAGTTTCGTCGCTCTCCTGACTTTTTTGAGTCTGGTGGCAAAGGCAGTGCCTTGTATAAAACAACCGATGGAGGCAAAACCTGGAAAAAAATCCACAATGGTTTTCCTAAAGGCATATTGGGGCGTATGGCTGTACAATCGGCTCCTTCTAAACCAAATATAGTGTATGCTACTGTAGAGTCAGAAAAGAGAGCAAAAAATGGTTTGTATAAGTCTACCGATGGTGGCGCTAACTGGAAGCTGATTAATACTGATTTTGGGGTAGTAGTACGTCCTTTTTATTTTGCTCGCTTGGTGGTAGACCCAAAAGACGAAAATAAAGTCTTTAAAATGGGGCTAAACCTCATTATAAGTAAAGATGGTGGCAAGCGTTTCCGTACGGTGGGCAGTGGTGTACACTCTGACATGCACGCAGTGTGGGTAAATCCACAAAATACTAAGAACATATTGGTAGGCACTGATGGTGGCGTGTATCAGTCGTTTGATGATGGAATGTTTTTTATGCACTTGAAAAACCTTCCAATCTCTCAGTTTTACCGCGTAAGCGTAGACAATGAGCGCCCTTATAATGTGTACGGAGGCTTGCAAGACAATGGGAGTTGGGTAGGTCCTTCTCGCTCGTCTAATGGCGTGCAAAATCGTGACTGGAGTAACCTGGGAGGGGGTGATGGTTTTGTTGCAATGCGTCATCCTAAAAACAAAAACCTGGTATACTGCGAAATGCAAGGGGGTAAAATGTGGCGTTATAACCTAAGTTCTGGGCAACGAAAGACTATTACTCCAATGCCTCAGCAAAACGATCCTAAATATCGTTTTAACTGGAACACACCTGCCATATTAAGTGTACACAACCCCAATAGGTTGTATATGGGGAGCCAGTTTTTGCACATTTCAAATGACAATGGTGAATCGTGGAAAAAAATCTCGCCTGATTTAACTACCAATAGCCCCAAACGACAACGACGTGCATCGGGTGGGCTTACACCCGACGTATCGGCTGCCGAAACCAATACTACTATTTTTACAATTAGCGAATCGGTACTGGACGAAAAAGTGATATGGGTAGGCACTGATGATGGTCACCTACAGGTGACTACAGATGGTGGTAAAAACTGGATGAACACTACACCTAATATTAAGGGGTTACCCAAAAACACTTGGTGTAGTAGTGTAGAAGCCAGTCGTTTTGATAAAAACACAGCGTATGCTACTTTTGACGGACATCGTACTGGAGACAAAAAAGCGTATGTATACCAAACGACCGATGGGGGTAAAACCTGGAAGCCGCTTGCTACAGCTGATATTAAAGGCTATGCCCATGTGATTCGTGAAGACCTGAAAAGCCGTGATTTATTATTTTTGGGTACTGAGCTGGGCTTGTATATAAGCATAGATCAAGGCAAGAATTGGTCACGTTTTAAAAACAATTTGCCTATGGTAAGCATTCGTGATATGGTATTACAAGCCGACGAAGATGACCTGGTAATGGGTACGCACGGACGGGGTATTATTATTATAGATGATATTTCTCCTTTGCGAAAAATAACTCCTGAAATAGCTAGTAAAAAACTTTACTTTCTAAAGTCTAAGCCTATCATCATCCGCTCTTTGGGTGGAGGGCAAGAGTTTCCTGGAGCAGCCGAGTTTGTGGGTGAAAACCCTAACCCTGCTGGAAAAATCATCTATTTTCAGAAAAAACGCCACATTTTTGGTTCTATGAAAATAGAGATATTTGACGCTAAAGGTAATAAAGTGAGTACTGTGCCTGCAGCTAAAAGTGCAGGGCTCAATGTGGTATACTGGAATCCTCGTCTGAAGGCTCCGAAAACGCCCAAGGCCAAAACCTTTACTTTTGGGGCATTCAATGGTCCATTATTGCCCGAAGGTACTTATACAGTAAAGCTAACCAAAGGCAAAGACAAGTTTGAAACGACTATAGAGGTAAAAACAGACCCCAATTCACCTTACACCGCAGCAGACCGCAAGGCTTACCAACAAACTACGATGCGTTTGTACAACCTGATAGAAAAGTTGGCATATACTGCCAATGTAGTACAAACGATTATGAAAGATGCCACTGCTAAAGCTAAAAACGAGGCAAAAGGCAACAAACGTTTGGTGAAAAAGCTCAAGGCAATGTCAAATGAAATGGCCAAGTTTAACAGTGAGTTGGTGATTACCAGTGGCGACAATTATACAGACAGTGCTGAAGAACGTTTGAACGAAAAGTTAGCAGCATTGTATGGCGAAATTAGCGGCTACAGTGGTCGTCCGTCAAAAGACCAACTGCAACGTGTTGATGTATTGGAGAAAAAGGTAGAAGCTGCTTATCAGCGTATGTTGAAGATTAAAAGTAAAGAGCTGAAAAGTATGAATGACCGATTGGCAAAAGCCAAAATAGGAGAGATTAAAGTAAAAACTATGGAAGAGTTTAAGAAGAGCGATAAATAGGCATTTCTTTTACTGACACCTTATAAACAGGCCCTGTTCATTGAGTTGAGCAGGGTTTTTATATTTGTGGAAGAGTACTAAAGTAAAAAACGAGACCCTAACAGAATCTCGTTTTTCTTTCCTAACCACAAAGCTTATTAAATATCTTTGATTAATATATATTCAAACGAAAGACCAAAAGCGTTTTTGCTTAAAAACTATTTTGTAAGTAGTTGGTAGTCAGTGAAATAAAATTTAAATTTTCTGTTTTATCGAAAGTGAAAGAGGTGCAAAATAGCGGTTTTTATACGTTATCTCGTAATGATTGCGTTATTTCGTTAGTAGGGGTAATGTGATTGCCCTCATGTGTAATCGTTTATCGGAATGCTTGCTACATCATTTAGAAAACAACACCAGTACTACGCTCCGCGAAGGTCTTACCGCAGGGTGATCTGAGCAATGCTATTCGAAACCTAATAAACGACTTTTGTAAGACTTGTTGGAGTGGATTGGTCATACACAGATAAAACAGGAGAGCATTTCAGAAAGGCACTAAAGTAAAAAACGAGACCCTAGTAGAATCTCGTTTTTCTTTCCTAACCACAAAGCTTATTAAATATCTTTGGTTACTATATATTCAAACGAAAGACCAAAAGCATTTTTGCTTAAAAAATATTTTTTAAGTAGTTGGTAGTCAGTGAAATAAAATTTAAATTTTCTGTTTTATCGAAAGTGAAAGAGGTGCAAAATAGCGGTTTTTATACGTTATTTCGTAATGATTGCGGTATTTCGTTAGTAGGGGTAATGTGATTGCCCTCATGTGTAATCGTTTATCGGAATGCTTGCTCCATCATTTAGAAAACAACACCAGTACTACCCTCCGCAAAGGTCTTACCACAGGGTGACCTGAGCAATGCTATTCGAAACCTGATAAACGACTTTTGTAAGAATTTCTTGGTTGGCAATTGTTCCGTTATTCGCCGGAATAGCCAGGCTTATTGGTCAGGCTGGCGCCTACCCTCCGAGAAGGCCTTACCGCAGGGTGACCTGAGCAATGCCATTCGAAACCTAATAAACGACTTTTGTAAGATTTGTTGGAGTGGGTTGGTCATACACAGTGAAACAGGAGAGCATTTCAGAAAGGCACTAAAGTAAAAAACGAGACCCTAACAGAATCTCGTTTTTCTTTCCTAACCACAAAGCTTATTAAATATCTTTGATTACTATATATTCAAACGAAAGACCAAAAGCATTTTTGCTTAAAAAATATTTTTTAAGTAGTTGATAGTCAGTGAAATAAATTTTCATTTTTCTGTTTTATCAAAAATGGAAGCGTTACAAAACAGTAGTTTTTATACGTTATTTCGTAATGGTTGCGGTA is part of the Microscilla marina ATCC 23134 genome and encodes:
- a CDS encoding outer membrane beta-barrel protein; the encoded protein is MNIQDMPDNDLDELFKTAVDNVQYEFKQEAWQSMRKQMKRSNAKRRGMYWLGGLLLVLLAIIFVNYYVLQPVKQEAVAPAKTDHNIAQRNGVNQGAIITPQQLETDDTQKLPKKNTKPTSKQSDEVKTGATSQTKPIHSHKKSPKVSSNTTSNLPQQGYTYGKVFTPLGKNHPPKKPTTTKTTINTPAPKQSNHLISLSNEQKNHRKPHKVQLMAHKSTLPLTAVLPVSMSTEKTRVEAKKITKKRFKSRLSLIAQIAPDLSIVDKMAMTDTRWNAGVLVEYELLKNLSLNTGVNYSAKAYQASAQAYTPKDGQWKWGKIPENIEATCRVLEIPVNLRYYFHNQPKHRLFISSGLSSYWMLSERYDFSYEDKTYNYGWKTNNENKHMLSILNLSVGWQKNLSKKWSIQAEPFLKVPLGKVGAGKVSLKTTGIMLGVKYQLF
- a CDS encoding RNA polymerase sigma factor; the encoded protein is MNPPEKHIQELVDGCRKKNVQSQEQLYKHFYAYALSVCMRYTANYDEAMEVLNDGFMRIFKKIKLYNSAYPFKSWLRRIMINIALNNQKKYLKHKQGQEIEQASDKHAVDDTYSQLQYKELVALIQLLSPGYRAVFNLYVIDGYTHEEIAEMLKISVGTSKSNLSKARANLRKLLRENYKDEYTRYAR
- a CDS encoding leucine-rich repeat domain-containing protein; translated protein: MEHTDKLLQLLNSTDEKSVAVGLEILKGRSGFDQYLADYATLYECFLGVRPVPLTAAHLVIFNQPALRRFGHQVVLPPEIVRLQKLQSLTLYNTDIQALPSEIGQLTQLNELKLNFNALQQIPSEISDLAQLQILWLHHNQLVQLPKSIGKLQALQELDLSANQLQTLPEEVGQLHQLKELSLEGNQLTRLPSSIGHLPHLHQLYLSRNPLPLDTIEQLRKALPGCEVFF
- a CDS encoding transglutaminase-like domain-containing protein; this encodes MRTDHALEAYLTPAEFIDSNNPAVIDYAHQVTNGLKYDTEKAVELFYAVRDDFKFDLGHIDLHPSKLKASALVKRGVGTDIEKSTLLAAAARAVGIPSRVSFANLRSNLTAEQLGNVLQSDMLVFHSYVELWMGNHWVKLSPAFNREACDYLDLPPLDFGIAEEKLFKKHHRRKHKYLKYVHDYGDFADLPYDLYISELRKYYPHLFKIVDETTKPFKFDLQFLEGWV
- a CDS encoding alpha/beta hydrolase family protein, which codes for MQELKITTPDGHPLAVTSFNPAGAPKAVVMINSAMGVLRQYYNKFAAFLANEGFQVYSYDYRGIGGSSPKSLRGFEASIHQWGIVDVNTMIEYATVQHPNLPLTAIGHSVGGQALGLAPSCQKVQAIMLVASQVGNWAYWDKGRTKLKFFWKYMLPYLAKLFGYFPAKKLGMFENLPKGVAIEWSQWGSHPDYLFAYDFEVPKQHSELEVPLLSWSFTDDGYAPIRAVKALLNRYNKADITHRHLAPQDLGVNRIDHFGFFREKFKDSLWADSVEWLNAQVVIQA
- a CDS encoding DUF1569 domain-containing protein: MMNTTVSHREFLTTQVPNILQNLQVDATPQWGMMTAQHMLEHLAKITKASVKQYGAPPAEPTEGQLKFKAFVNEGEFKKNDTKTGKLEGLHYATFDEAREAAIEAIEWFYQAFAQNPDLQPYNPTMGALSFDELQRLHNKHYRHHLKQFDLM
- a CDS encoding DUF4442 domain-containing protein, whose product is MTKPNRLQRAVKKLESYPKSWYKPLLSWTIGRTVPFVGTAGIRFEKMTTEEVIITLKNRKKVRNHIKQIHAAATALLAETATGMMVGMNLPDDKLPLMKTMKVNYVKRSQGAMKAIATLTPEQRQLLHSEDKGEVLVKVVVTDEAGVVPVECEMLWAWIPKNKKKPAMETAK
- a CDS encoding TetR/AcrR family transcriptional regulator; this encodes MSKNTDVKKEMISTCLEVFRKDGYYNTGIKKLAEACGIKQSLFYYYFKSKEHLLEEILKAVHGYFNRKVFCIAYQEDKPVRERLNEMVEITRDVFLRAEGGCIMANTVLEMVQDQPQFIPVIRAFFDDWIAANAHLLKEKYVEAIAIEKAEQAVQDVEGGIMLMRLYNDPKYFFKALDRGARLLD
- a CDS encoding LolA-like protein; the protein is MKKYFSLLIALLLINAGVCVQAQTVDKILNSYFENTGGKAKWNKLNSMIMEGKVEAQGQQFPVKMYNQRPNFQRMEMVFQGKTIVQRAYDGKDAWASNPIAGKTVKLPEEQAKELAEDMFEPAYLNYKTKGHKIVLDGKEEIEGTECNKLKLTKKNGDVEYLFFDTESNVLLMQRTTVKQGPSKGTQIDSFMSDYKEVGGLMIPHALTQKMGTNTFTVTMDKITLNSKIDKSLFSFPKKK
- a CDS encoding outer membrane lipoprotein-sorting protein; this translates as MKKHTWVIRGILLGVYCLVAQLTYAQTLKEVIALHQKSVQTTSKSKLTSMVLKGTTTMGGMEFATQVYRKAPHFFKVEVTIQGKTLVNAYDGVNAWKIYPFPGGSDKPQYMAGAAKTSTIIDADFDYEFINAAKKGHKATLEGTEEVEGTTCYKIKVVRKDQQVKAFFLDTDSGVLIMVRGKSVHPMKPDVLVEKETYQSDFKEVEGYMIAHYMEERIDGKVIAKMQFDSVQVNEKISNKIFTFSEKQ